One genomic segment of Pristiophorus japonicus isolate sPriJap1 chromosome 8, sPriJap1.hap1, whole genome shotgun sequence includes these proteins:
- the LOC139269242 gene encoding hydroxycarboxylic acid receptor 3-like, giving the protein MDNRTQLCTLTEDINSSYNPPVLILTFILGFIGNVIALWIFGFHVKSWKPNIVYSLNLAVADTLLICCLPFRADYFIREKNWIFGDVACRLKIFVIFLNRTASIVFLTVMAVDRYFKVVHPHHKVNRIDASCAMKVAGVMWIVVVAISSHLLTEEHTFEHSNRTYCEPININQPQSFTAIWTDITFILFKFVLPASIILFSTSSIIWKLKHMGTVIQGKYKRAVKLVIAVAAVFIVCFLPTNVAVVAVLITKQSTEGCKSYATAVQIFYDTLCITYLNSVFDPVIYYFSSSTFKDALKKALVPLNLSLFRSGTSSTTHPKQEPRVVELAKLASVSTTWDQCQTEPIENI; this is encoded by the coding sequence ATGGACAACAGGACCCAGCTATGTACTCTTACTGAAGACATTAATTCGTCCTACAATCCACCAGTTCTTATTCTAACGTTTATCCTCGGATTCATTGGAAATGTAATTGCTTTATGGATCTTTGGTTTTCATGTAAAATCCTGGAAACCAAACATTGTTTATTCACTGAATCTGGCGGTTGCAGACACTCTGTTAATCTGCTGTTTACCATTTCGAGCAGATTACTTTATACGGGAGAAGAACTGGATTTTTGGTGATGTTGCATGCCGTCTGAAGATATTCGTGATATTTCTAAACCGGACAGCTAGCATCGTTTTCCTTACAGTTATGGCGGTCGATCGCTACTTTAAGGTGGTCCACCCGCACCATAAAGTGAACAGGATAGATGCAAGCTGTGCAATGAAGGTAGCAGGTGTCATGTGGATTGTAGTAGTGGCAATTTCTTCACATCTTTTAACAGAGGAACACACCTTCGAGCACTCCAATCGGACATACTGTGAGCCTATCAACATAAACCAGCCTCAAAGTTTTACAGCAATTTGGACCGATATCACGTTTATTCTTTTCAAATTTGTTTTACCCGCTTCGATTATCCTGTTCTCCACGTCCAGCATCATCTGGAAGTTAAAACATATGGGAACTGTAATACAGGGTAAATATAAACGAGCAGTAAAGCTTGTGatagctgtggcagcagtgtttatAGTTTGTTTCTTGCCCACAAACGTTGCTGTAGTCGCTGTTTTAATTACGAAGCAAAGCACAGAAGGCTGCAAGTCATATGCGACAGCCGTTCAGATATTTTACGATACACTTTGCATAACGTATCTGAACAGTGTGTTCGACCCAGTTATTTACTACTTTTCAAGTTCAACATTTAAAGATGCTTTGAAGAAAGCTCTTGTTCCTCTTAATTTGAGCTTGTTCAGATCGGgaacaagcagcacaacccaccCAAAGCAGGAACCAAGAGTTGTTGAATTGGCAAAATTGGCATCAGTCTCCACTACCTGGGATCAATGCCAAACCGAGCCTATAGAGAATATATGA